A single Anopheles arabiensis isolate DONGOLA chromosome 2, AaraD3, whole genome shotgun sequence DNA region contains:
- the LOC120893517 gene encoding adrenodoxin-like protein 1, mitochondrial, whose protein sequence is MPITTSLLHLARGMYNRCHRLIIPRNIHSTVQLLHGEYEWQDPKSEDEVVNITYIDKDGKETTVRGKVGDNVLYLAHRFGVEMEGACEASLACTTCHVYVQDEYLDRLAEPEEKEDDLLDMAPFLRENSRLGCQIVLQKDLEGMRLQLPQATRNFYVDGHKPKPH, encoded by the exons aTGCCCATCACAACGTCTTTACTTCATTTGGCGCGTGGCATGTACAACCGGTGCCACAGGTTAATAATACCGCGAAATATACACAGCACCGTGC AGCTGCTTCACGGCGAATATGAATGGCAGGATCCAAAGAGTGAAGATGAAGT CGTAAACATTACGTACATCGATAAGGATGGCAAGGAGACGACGGTTCGGGGCAAGGTGGGCGATAACGTACTGTACCTGGCCCATCGGTTCGGTGTCGAGATGGAGGGCGCCTGCGAGGCCTCGCTGGCCTGCACCACCTGTCACGTGTACGTGCAGGACGAGTATCTCGATCGTCTGGCCGAGccggaggagaaggaggacgATCTGCTCGATATGGCACCGTTTCTGCGCGAAAACTCCCGCCTCGGCTGCCAGATAGTGCTGCAGAAGGACCTGGAAGGGATGCGGTTGCAGCTTCCGCAGGCGACACGAAACTTTTACGTAGACGGACACAAACCAAAGCCGCACTAG
- the LOC120896469 gene encoding transformer-2 protein homolog alpha-like, with translation MSHSRNYNYYEPSRSRSRERSYRREYRDDSERYNPGTSESGRTPADYGGSSSSYRRSSHHRSSHSTAHYHDPPASSSASGGAHECSSHSGSSSGKVVLAVFNLSVYTTEAELYDTFSKFGPLRKTTVVLDAKTGRSRGFGFVYFESAEDAKVAHDQANGIEIGDRRIRVDFSATNKPHDPTPGVYYGKVSHPKTGYGGHSSHGMASSHGYHHCRACEVEARERERWERDARSREHYYYYDSYSGHDRSRNRSMTGRSGRSSDYYRGGTSIR, from the exons ATGAGCCACTCGAGAAATTATAACTACTACGAG CCCTCGCGGTCCCGCAGCCGGGAACGCAGCTACCGTCGAGAGTATCGCGACGATTCGGAACGCTACAATCCAGGCACATCGGAGTCGGGCCGCACACCGGCCGATTACGGTGGCTCCTCGTCCAGTTACCGCAGAAGCTCGCACCATCGAAGTTCACACTCCACCGCACACTACCACGACCCACCGGCCTCCTCGTCGGCATCCGGCGGGGCGCACGAGTGTTCGTCACACAGCGGCAGCTCGTCCGGCAAGGTCGTGCTGGCCGTGTTCAATCTCAGCGTGTACACCACCGAGGCGGAACTGTACGATACGTTTTCCAAGTTTGGTCCACTGCGAAAGACGACCGTGGTGCTGGATGCAAAG ACGGGACGCTCACGCGGATTCGGCTTCGTGTATTTCGAGAGCGCGGAAGACGCCAAGGTGGCCCACGACCAGGCGAACGGCATCGAGATCGGGGACCGGCGGATACGGGTGGACTTTTCCGCCACCAACAAACCGCACGATCCGACCCCGGGCGTCTACTACGGCAAGGTGTCCCATCCCAAGACCGGATACGGCGGCCATTCTTCCCACGGTATGGCCAGCTCGCACGGCTACCACCATTGCAGGGCGTGCGAGGTGGAAGCGCGGGAACGCGAGCGATGGGAACGGGACGCGAGATCAAG GGAgcattactactactacgacaGCTATTCCGGTCACGATCGCAGCCGCAACCGTTCCATGACGGGCCGGTCTGGCAGGAGCAGCGATTACTATCGCGGCGGAACCAGCATTCGCTGA